From the genome of Pelobacter propionicus DSM 2379, one region includes:
- a CDS encoding CinA family nicotinamide mononucleotide deamidase-related protein, with product MRISTLSIGDELIRGRIVDGNAATIAAALIGQGMRVQRHLTVGDSEPDIMDALADLGRTSDAIIVTGGLGPTVDDLTTHAVARATGRRLVVNEEAREHLHRMMARFGVPPGVQIGEKQAMIPTKTTLIPNPTGTACGFHLMHNGCYQFFMPGVPSEMTVMLHESVIPFLAERDTKRRSIRSLDLNVFGLGEPRVDELLAGIVLPGCGLQLGLCVSFPMIRVTLLAEADSVQGAEEILSRAADAARERLGEHVFSEENQNLAEAAGTLLLRQGMTLALAESCTGGMIAQQITSVAGCSGYFLEGAVTYGNVAKSRRLGVAAELIDGKGAVSSEVAEAMAKGIRASAGSDLGLAVTGIAGPDGGTEEKPVGTVYISLATADGCRTERFLFGRGRDDIRILTTWTALDWIRRYLLQRSAV from the coding sequence ATGAGGATTTCAACCTTGAGTATCGGAGACGAACTGATCCGTGGCCGCATTGTGGACGGCAATGCCGCCACCATTGCCGCTGCGCTGATCGGACAGGGCATGCGCGTCCAGCGGCATCTCACCGTGGGGGACAGTGAGCCCGATATCATGGATGCCCTGGCCGACCTGGGGCGCACCAGCGATGCCATAATAGTAACCGGCGGCCTCGGGCCAACGGTGGACGACCTGACCACCCATGCGGTGGCCCGGGCCACCGGACGACGCCTGGTGGTCAACGAGGAGGCCAGGGAGCACCTGCACAGGATGATGGCCCGCTTCGGCGTGCCGCCCGGCGTTCAGATCGGCGAGAAGCAGGCCATGATTCCCACCAAGACAACCCTGATTCCCAATCCCACCGGCACCGCCTGCGGATTCCACCTGATGCATAACGGCTGCTACCAGTTCTTCATGCCCGGCGTTCCCTCGGAGATGACGGTCATGCTGCACGAGTCGGTGATTCCCTTTCTGGCTGAGCGGGATACGAAGAGACGTAGCATACGTTCTCTGGACCTGAATGTGTTCGGTCTGGGAGAACCGCGAGTGGACGAACTACTGGCCGGCATTGTCCTGCCCGGCTGCGGGCTGCAACTGGGTCTCTGCGTATCGTTCCCCATGATCAGGGTCACGCTGCTGGCCGAGGCCGACAGCGTGCAGGGGGCCGAGGAGATTCTCTCCCGCGCCGCCGATGCGGCACGGGAGAGGCTGGGTGAGCATGTTTTTTCCGAAGAGAATCAGAATCTGGCGGAGGCTGCGGGCACTCTGCTCCTCCGGCAGGGGATGACCCTCGCCCTGGCCGAGTCGTGCACCGGTGGCATGATCGCCCAGCAGATCACCTCCGTGGCCGGCTGTTCGGGCTATTTCCTGGAGGGGGCGGTGACCTACGGCAATGTCGCCAAGAGTCGCCGCCTGGGCGTGGCGGCGGAACTTATCGACGGGAAGGGCGCCGTGAGCAGCGAGGTGGCCGAGGCCATGGCCAAGGGGATCCGCGCTTCGGCCGGCAGCGACCTGGGGCTGGCGGTTACCGGCATCGCCGGACCCGATGGCGGTACGGAGGAGAAGCCGGTGGGTACGGTCTACATCTCCCTGGCAACGGCGGATGGCTGTCGCACGGAGCGCTTCCTGTTCGGCCGCGGTCGCGACGATATCCGTATCCTGACCACCTGGACCGCCCTGGACTGGATCAGGCGCTACCTGCTGCAGCGTTCGGCAGTCTGA
- a CDS encoding NADH-quinone oxidoreductase subunit A, whose translation MDMSPYFSFFLFLLASVGFVGLIVGLNALLGPRSEPSAIKLEPFECGSNPLQQRNVRPLSIKYYPIAIFFLLFDLEAVLLFIWAVSAGNRDMATLSLFSFLFFMGVLSLAFIYIWKEGGLEWR comes from the coding sequence ATGGATATGAGCCCGTACTTTTCGTTTTTTCTGTTTCTTCTGGCGTCGGTCGGTTTTGTCGGTTTGATTGTCGGTCTGAACGCGCTCCTTGGTCCGCGCAGCGAGCCGAGCGCCATCAAGCTGGAGCCGTTCGAGTGCGGTTCCAACCCCCTGCAACAGCGCAACGTCCGTCCGCTGTCCATCAAGTACTACCCCATCGCCATCTTTTTTCTTCTGTTCGATCTGGAAGCCGTGCTTCTGTTCATCTGGGCGGTATCCGCCGGCAACCGCGACATGGCCACGCTCTCGTTGTTCTCGTTTCTGTTTTTCATGGGCGTGCTTTCTTTGGCATTCATCTATATCTGGAAGGAAGGTGGTCTTGAATGGCGATGA
- the larC gene encoding nickel pincer cofactor biosynthesis protein LarC, with translation MKHIIHFDCFAGISGDMTVAALLDLGVPLEHLRDELARLDLPRDSYSLSIHRTERRHLAALRFDVQVLDQRTERGYAAIDGLIAASSLSGPVRERARAIFRRLAEAEALVHGVAVGEVHFHEVGAVDSIVDIVGTAICLDYLGVDGLSAAPLPLGSGFVHTAHGVLPVPAPATAELLKGMAVHGECGPGERVTPTGAAILAALATSVTAQPAMTVTAVGSGAGSRDFPDVPNILRAFLGRPEGEMSDGVLVAETNIDDSTPELLGYVMELLLEAGALDVFFTPIQMKKNRPGVQLSFLCRSGLLERLAALVLVETSAIGIRHYPVSRTTLERCMEERETPFGPLPFKLLFHDGRPLRAAPEYEACRRVARERGIPLQEVIRIVSQPTVVEGG, from the coding sequence ATGAAACATATCATCCATTTCGACTGCTTTGCCGGTATCTCCGGCGACATGACCGTTGCTGCCCTGTTGGACCTGGGGGTGCCGCTGGAGCATCTTCGGGACGAGTTGGCCCGACTCGACCTGCCGCGGGACTCCTACTCCCTCTCCATTCACCGCACCGAGCGGAGGCATCTGGCTGCGCTCAGGTTCGACGTACAGGTTCTGGATCAGCGGACAGAGCGTGGGTATGCCGCCATCGACGGGCTGATCGCCGCAAGCTCCCTCTCCGGGCCGGTCAGGGAACGGGCGCGGGCAATTTTCCGGCGTCTGGCCGAGGCAGAGGCGCTGGTGCATGGCGTGGCGGTGGGGGAGGTTCACTTTCACGAGGTCGGCGCGGTGGACTCCATCGTGGATATCGTGGGCACTGCCATCTGTCTGGATTATCTGGGGGTTGACGGCCTGTCCGCCGCACCGCTGCCGCTGGGGAGCGGTTTTGTCCACACCGCCCATGGGGTGCTGCCGGTGCCTGCCCCGGCCACGGCCGAACTGCTCAAGGGGATGGCGGTGCATGGCGAATGCGGCCCGGGAGAGCGGGTGACGCCTACCGGCGCGGCCATCCTGGCCGCCCTGGCAACCAGCGTCACTGCCCAGCCGGCCATGACCGTCACCGCCGTCGGGAGCGGCGCCGGCAGCAGGGACTTCCCCGATGTACCCAACATCCTGCGGGCCTTCCTCGGCAGGCCGGAGGGTGAAATGTCCGATGGCGTGTTGGTGGCCGAGACCAATATTGACGACTCCACGCCGGAACTGCTGGGCTATGTGATGGAACTGCTCCTGGAGGCGGGGGCGCTGGATGTGTTCTTCACTCCCATTCAGATGAAGAAGAACCGCCCTGGCGTGCAGCTCTCCTTTCTCTGTCGCTCCGGGCTGCTGGAGCGGCTGGCGGCGCTGGTGCTGGTGGAAACTTCGGCCATCGGAATCAGGCACTATCCGGTCAGCCGGACCACGCTGGAACGGTGCATGGAAGAACGGGAGACCCCCTTCGGGCCGCTCCCCTTCAAGCTGCTCTTTCACGACGGCCGGCCGCTGCGGGCCGCGCCGGAGTATGAGGCCTGCCGCAGGGTTGCCCGGGAGCGGGGCATTCCGTTGCAGGAGGTGATCAGGATTGTGTCGCAGCCAACTGTTGTGGAAGGAGGGTGA
- the nuoF gene encoding NADH-quinone oxidoreductase subunit NuoF, whose protein sequence is MTSERIFFNFPVTADSHTLKAYQGRGGYQALENALKTLQPIDVEKEVMASGLRGRGGAGFPTGSKWSFVNKKAPVVYLCCNADEGEPGTFKDRWIFEHNSHQLIEGMILAAYALNVRNAFIYIRGEFDLSFRRLMDAMSEAYKAGYLGENILGSSFSCDIRVMQGGGAYVCGEESSLYTSIEGFKGYPRNKPPFPAVQGLYKAPTVVNNVETLANVPWIMTNGAKAFSAMGTEKHPGTKIFGVSGHVKKPGLYELPLGYPLKKLIFEECGGILNGKELKAVIPGGSSTPILLPQDVETANLDAECLSTYRTMLGSGGVIVIAEGVCMVRLLHTLSRFYAHESCGQCTPCREGSAWMNDIISRIVAGKGVKGDLESLERITKGIMGNTVCALGDAASMPVINFITKFRAEFDYYIEHGRSMNDGRLEI, encoded by the coding sequence ATGACAAGCGAGAGAATCTTCTTCAATTTCCCCGTAACCGCCGACTCCCATACGCTTAAAGCGTACCAGGGGCGTGGCGGCTACCAGGCCCTTGAGAACGCCCTCAAGACCCTGCAGCCCATCGACGTGGAGAAGGAAGTCATGGCATCGGGTCTTCGTGGCCGCGGCGGCGCCGGCTTCCCCACCGGCAGCAAATGGTCCTTCGTCAACAAGAAGGCCCCCGTCGTCTACCTCTGCTGCAACGCCGACGAAGGGGAGCCGGGCACCTTCAAAGACCGCTGGATCTTCGAGCACAACTCCCACCAGCTCATCGAAGGGATGATCCTGGCCGCCTACGCGCTTAACGTCAGAAACGCCTTCATCTACATCAGGGGTGAATTCGACCTCTCCTTCAGAAGGCTCATGGACGCCATGAGTGAGGCCTACAAAGCCGGCTACCTGGGCGAGAACATCCTGGGCAGCTCCTTCTCCTGCGACATCCGGGTCATGCAGGGTGGCGGCGCCTACGTCTGCGGCGAGGAATCCAGCCTTTATACATCCATCGAAGGCTTCAAGGGCTACCCGCGCAACAAGCCGCCCTTCCCGGCCGTGCAGGGCCTCTACAAAGCCCCCACCGTCGTCAACAACGTGGAGACCTTGGCCAACGTTCCCTGGATCATGACCAACGGCGCCAAGGCCTTTAGCGCCATGGGCACCGAGAAGCACCCCGGCACCAAGATCTTCGGCGTCTCCGGCCACGTCAAAAAACCGGGCCTGTATGAACTTCCCCTGGGCTACCCCTTAAAGAAACTGATCTTCGAGGAGTGCGGCGGAATCCTGAACGGCAAAGAGCTCAAAGCCGTCATCCCGGGCGGCTCCTCCACCCCGATTCTCTTGCCCCAAGACGTGGAGACCGCCAACCTGGATGCCGAATGCCTCTCCACCTACCGCACCATGCTCGGTTCCGGCGGGGTCATCGTCATCGCCGAAGGGGTCTGCATGGTCAGACTGCTGCACACGCTAAGCCGCTTCTACGCCCACGAATCCTGCGGCCAGTGCACCCCCTGCCGCGAGGGAAGCGCCTGGATGAACGACATCATCAGCCGCATCGTAGCTGGCAAGGGAGTCAAGGGAGACCTGGAGAGTCTGGAGCGGATCACCAAGGGCATCATGGGCAACACCGTCTGCGCCCTGGGCGACGCCGCCTCCATGCCGGTCATAAACTTCATCACGAAATTCAGAGCGGAATTCGACTACTACATCGAACACGGTCGTTCCATGAACGACGGTCGTTTGGAAATCTGA
- the nuoD gene encoding NADH dehydrogenase (quinone) subunit D, with product MEYKSPVRSNLEQTADPNHVLVNMGPSHPATHGTIQIIAALDGERVAKADIHCGYLHRGFEKESEHHTYHKIIPFTDRLNYCSALNNNFAYVEGVEKLLGIELTPRCIYLRTLLAEYNRVADHVTCVAATVMEMGAMTAFLYLMTIRDYIFEHLNQLTGARLTYSFARVGGLKNDLPDGWLERLEEILQFTEKYCGRIHGLLDRNRIFIDRTRDVGAMSPEHALNWGYTGPILRSTGAKIDIRKDNPYLAYADLDFEVPVGIKGDNYDRYYVRMREIDESISMVRQCMKKLPDGPVNIDDRRIMYPTKDKVYTKIEYLISHFKLVIDGIQVPAGEIYVSHEAPNGELGFYLISDGSGRPYKLHVRSPSFAHMGGMHTLLEGYQVADVIATFGSMNMIGGECDR from the coding sequence GTGGAATACAAATCCCCGGTACGATCAAACCTGGAACAGACCGCCGACCCGAACCATGTTCTGGTCAACATGGGTCCCTCCCATCCGGCCACCCACGGCACCATACAGATCATCGCCGCCCTGGACGGAGAGAGAGTCGCCAAAGCCGACATCCACTGCGGCTACCTGCACCGTGGCTTCGAGAAGGAATCGGAGCACCACACCTACCACAAGATCATCCCCTTCACCGACCGTTTGAACTACTGCTCGGCCCTGAACAACAACTTCGCCTACGTGGAAGGTGTGGAGAAACTCTTAGGCATCGAACTCACGCCGCGCTGCATCTACCTGCGCACGCTCCTGGCCGAATACAACCGGGTCGCCGACCACGTCACCTGCGTTGCTGCCACTGTCATGGAAATGGGCGCCATGACCGCGTTTTTGTACCTGATGACCATCCGCGACTATATCTTCGAGCACTTGAATCAGCTCACCGGCGCGCGCCTCACCTACTCCTTTGCCCGTGTCGGCGGCTTAAAGAACGACCTGCCCGACGGCTGGCTGGAGCGGCTGGAAGAGATCCTGCAGTTCACCGAGAAGTACTGCGGCCGCATCCACGGGCTTCTGGACCGTAACCGCATCTTCATCGACCGTACCCGCGACGTGGGCGCCATGAGTCCCGAGCACGCGCTCAACTGGGGCTACACCGGCCCGATCCTGCGCTCCACCGGCGCCAAGATCGACATCAGGAAAGACAACCCGTATCTCGCCTATGCCGACCTTGACTTCGAAGTCCCCGTCGGTATCAAGGGGGACAACTACGACCGTTACTACGTGCGCATGCGCGAGATCGACGAATCAATCTCCATGGTCAGGCAGTGCATGAAGAAACTTCCCGACGGCCCGGTCAACATCGACGACCGCCGGATCATGTATCCCACCAAAGACAAGGTCTACACCAAGATCGAATACCTGATCAGCCACTTCAAACTGGTCATCGACGGCATCCAGGTACCTGCCGGCGAAATCTACGTAAGCCACGAAGCGCCCAACGGCGAGCTCGGCTTCTACCTGATCAGCGACGGCAGCGGCCGTCCCTACAAACTGCATGTCAGAAGTCCCAGCTTCGCGCACATGGGTGGCATGCACACCCTGCTGGAGGGATATCAAGTCGCCGACGTCATCGCCACCTTCGGCTCCATGAACATGATCGGCGGGGAGTGTGACCGATGA
- a CDS encoding NADH-quinone oxidoreductase subunit C, which yields MVNETIRTTVSELYDRSWDSHGMLVLETDAGRILPLITRLKRSFYFDLLLDITGVDYPERDPRFDVVYHLYSPRNNVRVRIKVPVTEAEPNVPTLTGLYGSARYIEREVHEMYGIVSIGNDDLRPILLYEGFEGHPLRKDYPIDREQPIVEYRK from the coding sequence ATGGTCAACGAGACAATACGCACCACCGTCAGTGAGTTGTACGATCGATCCTGGGACAGTCACGGCATGCTGGTCCTTGAGACCGACGCCGGCCGTATCCTTCCCCTGATCACCCGCCTGAAGCGCTCCTTCTACTTCGATCTTCTTCTGGACATAACCGGCGTGGACTATCCCGAGCGGGACCCTCGCTTCGACGTCGTCTACCACCTGTACAGCCCGCGCAACAACGTGCGGGTCAGGATCAAGGTACCGGTCACGGAAGCCGAGCCCAACGTCCCGACCCTAACCGGCCTGTACGGTTCGGCCCGCTACATCGAGCGCGAAGTGCACGAGATGTACGGCATCGTCTCCATCGGCAACGACGACCTTCGTCCGATCCTTTTGTACGAAGGGTTCGAAGGCCATCCCCTGCGTAAAGACTACCCCATCGACAGGGAACAACCCATCGTCGAATATCGGAAATAG
- the nuoB gene encoding NADH-quinone oxidoreductase subunit NuoB yields the protein MAMMEYLTTRKDELIGWVRKFSIFPYPFVTACCGMEFMAVASTLYDTDRFGAALPRFTPRQSDLLMVVGTITHKEAPVIKRVYDQMCDPKWVMAFGACATSGGVYRNYTVLQGVDRIIPVDIYIPGCPPRPEMVIDAIMKLQDKIAGERHPIFPYEKQNPVPV from the coding sequence ATGGCGATGATGGAGTATCTGACAACCCGTAAGGACGAACTGATCGGCTGGGTCCGCAAGTTCAGTATTTTTCCCTATCCCTTCGTCACCGCCTGCTGCGGCATGGAATTCATGGCCGTTGCCTCCACCCTGTACGACACCGACCGTTTCGGTGCCGCGCTTCCCCGCTTTACCCCCCGTCAGTCCGACCTTTTGATGGTAGTCGGCACCATCACCCACAAGGAAGCCCCGGTCATTAAAAGAGTCTACGACCAGATGTGCGATCCCAAATGGGTCATGGCGTTTGGCGCCTGCGCCACCAGTGGTGGTGTCTATCGCAACTACACCGTGCTTCAGGGTGTGGACCGGATCATCCCGGTGGATATCTACATCCCCGGCTGCCCGCCGCGCCCCGAGATGGTCATCGACGCCATCATGAAACTGCAGGACAAGATAGCCGGCGAGCGCCACCCGATCTTCCCGTACGAGAAACAGAACCCGGTCCCGGTCTGA
- the larB gene encoding nickel pincer cofactor biosynthesis protein LarB, which yields MTPNSIRELLGAVSQGKTSVDDAVERLRHLPFQDLGCAQVDHHRELRQGMPEVIFGEGKDAGQIVQIMTAMHATGSNILVTRLSPEKGAEIGTHFPAARYHDEARCLTLAQRPPEMRGRGTILVVSAGTSDIGVAAEALVTARFLGNEAEPLYDVGVSGIHRLLARREMLCSASVIIVVAGMEGALPSVVGGLVDRPVIAVPTSVGYGASFGGIAALLGMLNSCAAGVTVVNIDNGFGAACAASLINRV from the coding sequence GTGACACCGAACAGTATCAGGGAATTGCTGGGCGCCGTGAGTCAGGGGAAAACCTCGGTGGACGACGCCGTAGAACGCTTGCGCCATCTCCCCTTTCAGGATCTGGGCTGCGCCCAGGTGGATCACCACCGCGAGCTGCGCCAGGGAATGCCAGAGGTGATCTTCGGCGAGGGGAAGGATGCCGGCCAGATCGTTCAGATCATGACCGCCATGCATGCCACCGGGAGCAATATCCTGGTGACGCGGCTTTCCCCGGAAAAGGGCGCCGAGATCGGGACGCATTTCCCCGCTGCCCGCTATCACGACGAGGCGCGCTGCCTGACCCTGGCTCAACGCCCGCCGGAGATGCGCGGGCGGGGCACGATCCTGGTGGTATCCGCCGGCACCTCCGACATCGGGGTGGCGGCCGAGGCGCTGGTCACGGCCCGCTTCCTGGGCAATGAGGCGGAGCCGCTCTATGATGTGGGGGTGTCCGGAATCCATCGCCTGCTAGCGCGGCGCGAGATGCTCTGCTCGGCCTCGGTGATCATCGTAGTGGCCGGCATGGAGGGGGCCCTGCCATCGGTGGTGGGGGGGCTGGTGGATCGGCCGGTTATCGCCGTGCCCACTTCCGTCGGTTATGGCGCCTCCTTCGGCGGTATCGCAGCCCTGCTGGGCATGCTCAATTCCTGCGCCGCCGGTGTGACGGTGGTCAACATCGACAACGGTTTCGGCGCTGCCTGCGCGGCGAGCCTGATCAATAGAGTATGA
- a CDS encoding 3-isopropylmalate dehydratase large subunit, which translates to MPKTIAEKIFESHLVDEPFPGTKVLRLDVVLCHEITTPIAIDDLVRRNKDRVFDSTKIKAVIDHVTPSKDSKTATQAKILRDWARRHDIPDFFDIGANGVCHALFPEKGFIRPGYTVIMGDSHTCTHGAFGAFAAGIGTTDLEVGILKGVCAFRQPKTIRFNVIGQLPTGVYAKDVILHIIGRIGVNGATDRVMEFHGDTIAAMTMDSRMALCNMAIEAGGTSGICMPDMTTVDYLWPFISDEFESKEAALAEYGKWCSDPDASYEQVIDIDVTNLEPTVTFGYKPDQVKPVTELAGTKVDQIYLGSCTNGRLEDLRIAAGILKGKKLAPHVRGILSPATPKVYQEALKEGLMEIFMEAGFCITNPTCGACLGMSNGVLAEGEVCAATTNRNFMGRMGKGGMVHLMSPATAAASAIEGVIADPRKYL; encoded by the coding sequence ATGCCCAAGACCATCGCGGAGAAGATATTCGAGAGTCACCTGGTTGACGAGCCCTTTCCCGGCACAAAGGTCCTGCGCCTGGACGTCGTGCTCTGCCATGAGATCACCACCCCCATCGCCATCGACGACCTGGTGCGCCGTAACAAGGACCGGGTCTTCGACAGCACCAAGATCAAGGCGGTCATCGACCACGTCACCCCCAGCAAGGACAGTAAAACTGCCACCCAGGCAAAGATCCTGCGCGACTGGGCCCGGCGCCACGACATCCCGGACTTCTTTGACATAGGCGCAAACGGCGTCTGCCACGCCCTGTTCCCGGAGAAAGGGTTCATCCGCCCCGGCTACACCGTGATCATGGGAGACTCCCACACCTGCACCCACGGCGCCTTCGGCGCCTTTGCCGCCGGCATCGGCACCACCGACCTGGAGGTGGGCATCCTGAAGGGGGTCTGCGCCTTCCGCCAGCCAAAGACCATCCGCTTCAACGTCATTGGCCAGCTACCCACAGGGGTCTATGCCAAGGACGTGATCCTGCACATCATAGGCAGAATCGGCGTCAACGGCGCCACCGACCGGGTGATGGAGTTCCACGGCGACACCATCGCCGCCATGACCATGGATTCCCGCATGGCCCTGTGCAACATGGCCATCGAGGCTGGCGGCACCTCCGGCATCTGCATGCCGGACATGACCACCGTTGACTACCTGTGGCCCTTCATAAGCGACGAGTTCGAGAGCAAGGAAGCCGCCCTGGCCGAGTACGGTAAATGGTGCTCCGACCCGGACGCCTCGTACGAGCAAGTGATCGACATCGACGTCACCAACCTGGAGCCGACGGTCACCTTCGGCTACAAGCCTGACCAGGTCAAGCCGGTGACCGAGCTGGCCGGAACAAAAGTGGACCAGATCTACCTGGGCTCCTGTACCAACGGCCGGCTGGAGGACCTGCGCATCGCCGCAGGCATCCTGAAGGGGAAAAAGCTCGCCCCCCATGTACGCGGCATCCTCTCCCCGGCAACCCCCAAGGTGTACCAGGAGGCGCTGAAGGAAGGGCTGATGGAGATCTTCATGGAGGCCGGTTTCTGCATCACCAACCCCACCTGTGGCGCCTGCCTGGGCATGTCCAACGGTGTCTTGGCCGAAGGGGAGGTCTGCGCCGCCACCACCAACCGCAACTTCATGGGCAGGATGGGCAAGGGAGGCATGGTGCACCTGATGTCGCCGGCCACCGCTGCAGCCAGCGCCATCGAAGGGGTCATCGCCGACCCGAGAAAGTACCTGTAA
- the leuD gene encoding 3-isopropylmalate dehydratase small subunit: MKTFGGPALFLDRSDINTDEIIPAKYLTEITKEALKPYILEDLKLAGFDPKGETLKQARVIVSRANFGCGSSREHAPWVFEVNGINTVIAQSFARIFRQNMFNCGMLAIELPQADLERLFSLAGNDDARICIDIEAQSLALDAGGKTEEFVFQLSPFDKALVMAGGWVDYADRNY; the protein is encoded by the coding sequence ATGAAAACCTTTGGAGGCCCTGCCCTCTTTCTCGACCGTTCCGACATCAACACCGACGAGATCATCCCGGCCAAATATCTGACCGAGATAACCAAGGAAGCGCTCAAGCCCTACATCCTGGAGGACCTGAAGCTGGCCGGCTTCGACCCCAAGGGGGAGACGCTGAAACAGGCACGGGTGATCGTCTCCCGGGCCAACTTCGGCTGCGGCTCCTCCCGCGAGCATGCCCCCTGGGTGTTCGAGGTGAACGGCATCAACACCGTGATCGCCCAGTCCTTCGCCCGCATCTTCCGCCAGAACATGTTCAACTGCGGCATGCTGGCCATCGAATTGCCCCAGGCCGACCTGGAGCGGCTGTTCTCCCTGGCTGGCAACGACGATGCCCGGATCTGCATCGACATCGAGGCCCAGAGCCTGGCCCTGGACGCAGGCGGAAAGACCGAGGAGTTCGTTTTCCAACTCTCTCCCTTCGACAAGGCGCTGGTCATGGCCGGCGGCTGGGTTGATTATGCGGACAGGAACTACTGA
- a CDS encoding NADH-quinone oxidoreductase subunit NuoE family protein produces the protein MSCIEEKFAQLRATYPKELNSSLVMPFLRIMLDEKKSLGESDAVFIANYLGLPAMQVKEALTWYTMFYRHPVGTHVIKVCRNIACSLMGAERIIDHLSQKLGIKPGETTADGRFTLLLVECLASCGTAPVMQIDDTYHEQLTEAKIDQILKGLS, from the coding sequence ATGAGCTGTATAGAAGAGAAATTCGCCCAATTGCGCGCCACCTACCCCAAGGAGCTGAACTCCTCCCTGGTCATGCCTTTCTTAAGGATCATGCTGGACGAGAAGAAGAGCCTTGGCGAGAGCGACGCCGTCTTCATCGCCAACTACCTGGGTCTTCCGGCCATGCAGGTCAAAGAAGCGCTCACCTGGTACACCATGTTCTACCGCCACCCGGTGGGCACGCACGTCATCAAGGTCTGCCGCAACATCGCCTGCTCCCTCATGGGCGCCGAGCGGATCATCGACCACCTCTCCCAGAAACTGGGTATCAAACCGGGCGAGACCACCGCTGACGGCCGTTTCACCCTGCTTCTCGTCGAATGCCTGGCCTCCTGCGGCACCGCCCCGGTCATGCAGATCGACGACACCTATCACGAGCAACTGACCGAAGCAAAAATCGATCAGATCTTGAAGGGGCTTTCATGA